From the Lolium rigidum isolate FL_2022 chromosome 2, APGP_CSIRO_Lrig_0.1, whole genome shotgun sequence genome, one window contains:
- the LOC124685813 gene encoding BTB/POZ and MATH domain-containing protein 1-like, producing MPARDRVSSIPQLAYSFTPGLIDRHVRSLPAGLVEFDYQLTSSLPDDYAVFSDVVSAGGHDWRVTCFPNDGDFASVYLELMSEAQNVTAVFEAAFFIDYENELMRRWTVHVFNLPTDDGDFPLWGFPRFLHQSDLALAAATSSHLRIMWAVVVVEDDGSGEPVSIHSMADVPQLPWLTRKRTIAVPPSDMADHLCRMLDSAALTDVSFVTDDGHGGQAPPMRAHRAIIAARSPAFEAALCGQLLEANAHIITVPDMDTDTFKAMLRFIYTDDLPTALDDDKAIRSLLAAADKYGLDRLKLLCAKRMLDKVSVGTVAGVLDCAETYNCPELKTKCIDYVVDGENFKKVALTEGFMELLARSPSILAEMRKRLAI from the coding sequence ATGCCTGCGCGAGATCGAGTGTCTTCCATTCCCCAGCTGGCGTACTCTTTCACACCCGGCCTCATCGACCGTCACGTGCGCTCACTGCCAGCTGGTCTCGTCGAGTTCGACTACCAGTTGACCAGCAGCCTCCCCGACGACTACGCCGTCTTCTCCGACGTGGTCTCGGCCGGAGGGCACGACTGGAGGGTGACCTGCTTCCCGAACGACGGCGACTTCGCGTCGGTGTACCTCGAGCTCATGAGCGAAGCCCAGAACGTCACGGCCGTCTTCGAAGCCGCCTTCTTCATCGACTACGAGAACGAGCTGATGCGCCGCTGGACCGTTCACGTCTTCAACCTCCCGACCGACGACGGCGACTTCCCGCTGTGGGGCTTCCCTCGGTTCCTCCACCAGAGCGATCTCGCCTTGGCGGCCGCCACGAGTAGCCACCTCAGGATCATGTGGGCGGTCGTGGTCGTAGAAGACGATGGCAGTGGCGAGCCCGTGTCCATCCACTCCATGGCCGATGTGCCGCAGCTGCCGTGGctcacgaggaagaggacgatcgcCGTGCCGCCCTCGGACATGGCAGACCACCTCTGCCGCATGCTGGACTCCGCCGCCTTGACAGACGTGTCTTTCGTCACGGACGACGGCCACGGTGGGCAGGCGCCGCCGATGCGAGCCCACCGTGCTATCATCGCCGCCCGCTCGCCTGCTTTCGAGGCGGCGCTCTGCGGCCAGTTGTTAGAGGCCAACGCGCACATCATCACGGTGCCCGACATGGACACCGACACGTTCAAGGCGATGCTCCGATTTATTTACACGGACGACCTACCCACAGCACTTGACGATGACAAGGCCATCCGGTCTCTTCTTGCCGCCGCTGACAAATACGGGCTGGACCGGCTGAAGCTTTTGTGCGCAAAACGGATGCTGGACAAGGTGTCGGTGGGCACGGTCGCCGGCGTGTTGGACTGTGCCGAGACATACAACTGCCCGGAGCTCAAAACAAAGTGCATCGACTACGTGGTGGATGGCGAAAATTTCAAGAAGGTTGCGCTCACCGAAGGTTTCATGGAGTTGCTAGCGAGGTCTCCATCGATACTTGCTGAAATGAGAAAGAGGCTTGCAATATAG
- the LOC124685814 gene encoding BTB/POZ and MATH domain-containing protein 1-like produces the protein MTSAMSGLVEFDYQLTSSLPDDYAVFSDVVSAGGHDWRVTCFPNDGDFASVYLELMSEAQNVTAVFEAAFFVDYENELMRRWTVHVFNLPTDDGDFPLWGFPRFLHQSDLALAAATSSHLRIMWAVVVVEDDGSGEPVSIHSMADVPQLPWLTRKRTIAVPPSDMADHLCRMLDSAALTDVSFVTDDGHGGQAPPMRAHRAIIAARSPAFEAALCGQLLETNAHIITVPDMDTDTFKAMLRFIYTDDLPTGLDDDKAIRSLLAAADKYGLDRLKLLCAKRMLDKVSVGTVAGVLDCAETYNCPELKTKCIDYVVDGENFKKVALTQGFMELLARSPSILAEMRNRLAV, from the coding sequence ATGACGTCGGCCATGTCCGGTCTCGTCGAGTTCGACTACCAGTTGACCAGCAGCCTCCCCGACGACTACGCCGTCTTCTCCGACGTGGTCTCGGCCGGAGGGCACGACTGGAGGGTGACCTGCTTCCCGAACGACGGCGACTTCGCGTCGGTGTACCTCGAGCTCATGAGCGAAGCCCAGAACGTCACGGCCGTCTTCGAAGCCGCCTTCTTCGTCGACTACGAGAACGAGCTGATGCGCCGCTGGACCGTTCACGTCTTCAACCTCCCGACCGACGACGGCGACTTCCCGCTGTGGGGCTTCCCTCGGTTCCTCCACCAGAGCGACCTCGCCTTGGCGGCCGCCACGAGTAGCCACCTCAGGATCATGTGGGCGGTCGTGGTCGTAGAAGACGATGGCAGTGGCGAGCCCGTGTCCATCCACTCCATGGCCGATGTGCCGCAGCTGCCGTGGctcacgaggaagaggacgatcgcCGTGCCGCCCTCGGACATGGCAGACCACCTCTGCCGCATGCTGGACTCCGCCGCCTTGACAGACGTGTCTTTCGTCACGGACGACGGCCACGGTGGGCAGGCGCCGCCGATGCGAGCCCACCGTGCTATCATCGCCGCCCGCTCGCCTGCTTTCGAGGCGGCGCTCTGCGGCCAGTTGTTAGAGACCAACGCGCACATCATCACGGTGCCCGACATGGACACCGACACGTTCAAAGCGATGCTCCGATTTATTTACACGGACGACCTACCCACGGGACTTGACGATGACAAGGCCATCCGGTCTCTTCTTGCCGCCGCTGACAAATACGGGCTCGACCGGCTGAAGCTTTTGTGCGCAAAACGGATGCTCGACAAGGTGTCGGTGGGCACGGTCGCCGGCGTGTTGGACTGTGCCGAGACATACAACTGCCCGGAGCTTAAAACAAAGTGCATCGACTACGTGGTGGATGGCGAAAATTTCAAGAAGGTTGCGCTCACCCAAGGTTTCATGGAGTTGCTAGCGAGGTCTCCATCGATACTTGCTGAAATGAGAAACAGGCTTGCAGTATAG